The Anas platyrhynchos isolate ZD024472 breed Pekin duck chromosome Z, IASCAAS_PekinDuck_T2T, whole genome shotgun sequence genome includes a window with the following:
- the UGCG gene encoding ceramide glucosyltransferase: MAVLALALEGLAIFGLVLFVVLWLMHFMSIIYTRLHLNKKATDKQPYSKLPGVSLLKPLKGVDPNLINNLETFFELDYPKYEVLLCVQDHDDPAIDVCKKLLGKYPNVDARLFIGGKKVGINPKINNLMPGYEVAKYDLIWICDSGIRVTPDTLTDMANQMTEKVGLVHGLPYVADRQGFAATLEQVYFGTSHPRSYISANLTGFKCVTGMSCLMRKDVLDQAGGLIAFAQYIAEDYFMAKAIADRGWKFAMATQVAMQNSGSYSISQFQSRMIRWAKLRINMLPATIICEPISECFVASLVIGWAAHHVFRWDIMVFFMCHCLAWFIFDYIQLRGVQGGALCFSKLDYAVAWFIRESMTIYIFLSALWDPTISWRTGRYRLRCGGTAEEILDV, from the exons GCGTCTTCACCTAAATAAGAAAGCTACAGATAAACAGCCGTATAGCAAGCTTCCTGGTGTTTCACTTCTCAAGCCGTTGAAAGGTGTGGATCCTAATCTGATCAACAATTTAGAAACCTTCTTTGAACTGGATTATCCCAAA tatGAAGTACTACTCTGTGTACAAGATCATGATGATCCAGCTATTGATGTTTGCAAAAAGCTCCTTGGCAAATACCCAAATGTTGATGCTAGGCTGTTCATAG GTGGCAAGAAGGTTGGCATCAACCCCAAAATTAACAACTTAATGCCTGGCTATGAAGTTGCCAAATATGATCTGATATGGATCTGTGATAGTGGAATCCGAG TCACACCAGACACATTGACGGATATGGCCAATCAAATGACTGAGAAGGTAGGCCTGGTCCATGGGCTTCCCTATGTTGCAGACAGACAGGGATTTGCTGCTACCCTGGAACAG GTTTATTTTGGAACTTCACATCCAAGGTCATATATTTCAGCCAATTTAACTGGCTTTAAGTGTGTGACAGGAATGTCGTGCTTGATGAGGAAGGATGTCTTGGATCAAGCTGGAGGACTGATAGCTTTTGCACAATACATTGCGGAAGATTATTTTATGGCCAAAGCTATAGCTGACCG gggCTGGAAATTTGCAATGGCCACGCAAGTTGCAATGCAAAACTCTGGTTCATATTCTATTTCTCAGTTTCAGTCCAGAATGATCAG gTGGGCCAAACTGCGAATTAACATGTTGCCTGCCACAATAATCTGTGAGCCAATCTCAGAGTGCTTTGTTGCCAGTCTAGTTATTGGCTGGGCAGCTCATCATGTGTTCAGATGGGATATAATGGTATTTTTCATGTGTCACTGCTTGGCATGGTTTATATTTGACTACATTCAACTAAGAGGTGTTCAG GGTGGTGCTTTGTGCTTTTCAAAACTTGATTATGCAGTAGCTTGGTTCATCAGAGAATCCATGACAATTTATATCTTCCTATCTGCTTTGTGGGACCCCACTATTAGCTGGAGGACAGGACGCTACAGATTACGTTGCGGAGGCACTGCAGAAGAAATCCTTGATGTATAG